The following DNA comes from Theropithecus gelada isolate Dixy chromosome 7a, Tgel_1.0, whole genome shotgun sequence.
TCACTCACACTAATAATGACCATGGCAGGCACATGCCCTGATCTTCTACAATTAATGTGTCTTGAAATTTTGAAGTCTTGAGTACACAGgcttctgctttgttttcttcttcttcttttccttctccttcttcttcctccttcttcctccttctccttcctccttcctcctcctcctccttcttcttttcttcttcttcttctttcttctccttctccttcttctcctccttctcctccttctccttcttcttctctttttttttctttgagacagtatTGCTCTTTActcaggatgaagtgcagtgacacaatcatgcctcactgcagccttgacctcctgggctcaagtgatcatcccacctctcagccttcctgagtagctgggactacaggctcttccaccatgcctggctaattttttgtttgtttggtattttttttgtagagatggagtttcgccatgttgcccaggctggtcttcaactcctggcctcaacaaattctcctgtcttggcctccaaaagtgctgtgattacaggcctgagccaggcGTGTGCCTGGCTCATAGAATTATATAACgtgtagtcttttgtgtctgacttctttcacttggccTGGGGTTTCCAACGTTCATCCATGGTGTAGCCTGTGTCAGCACCGCTTCTTATGCTGGACATTTCTTTGTATAGATGTATCGTATTTTATCTGTCAGTTGACAGACgtctgggttgtttccacattttggccaTTATGTATAATGTTGTTaggaatattcatgtacaagtttctgtgtgtacatgttttcacttctcttagaagtggaattgctgggccatatagtaatgcttttttttttttttttttttttcattttgagacagagtctcgctctgtcacccaggctggagtgcagtggcacaatcttggctcactgcagcctccacctcctgggttcaagcaattctcctgcctcagcctctggagcagctgggattacgggtgcacaccaccacgcctggctaatttttgtatttttagtagagatggtgtataattctttttctatgttgctggatttggtctgctagtattttattgaggattttggcatctGTATTGATAGGGAACAttgctctgtagttttcttttcttgtgatgtctttgtttttaaccttTGGACTTTAACtgtttttcgttttttaaaaactctgctaTCTTTCCCCTAAGTGTGGGAGCACCTTAGTGTCAAAGACATAGTCCATGGGCCTGAGATTCCTAGAGGTCCGCACAGGGCCTGTCATGGAGTAGGGGCAGGGGTGATGACTGAGACCAATTAGGCAGCACCTGCTCTGTACCAGGCTCTGTCGCATCCTCAGGGTTCAAGTGCATTTGAAATTTGTTTATCCCAGTTGGAAGTAGCCATGTCTGCCGATCTCTTTAACTCCAAACAGCACCAAGGCACAGGCCATTCTGCTTATTTCACAACAGTCCTGCCAACACTGGATGCTATAAACATCCTTGTGTGCTCTCCGGTGCCTGGTACAGGAGAGGACTGCATACACTGGACACTCTGTAGGTGTTTGATAAATGGCTGAAAAGGAGGGAATTGGCCCCTGCAGCACCCCCTGCTCCTTtcccccctacttttttttttagatggaatcttgctctcttgccaggctggagtgtagtggcgcgatcttggctcactgcaacctccgcctcccgggttcaagcgattttcctgcctcagcctcccaagtagctgggactacaggcgtgtgccaccatgctaaggtaattttttgtatttttagtatatatagggtttcaccatgttggccaggatggtctcgatctcttgaccttgtgatccacccaccttggcctcccaaagtgctaggattacaggcatgagccactgcgcctggctgccccttttattttttattttattcttttgagacagagtctcgctgtcacctaggctggagttctgtggcgccatctcagctcactgcaacctcccaatcccgggttcaaacaattctcctgcctcggtctcttgagtagctgggactacaggcacacaccaccacgcctggctaatttttgtattttcagtagagatgggcaACTGATGACCAGCATGCTCCATCCAGGGAGGTGCTCACTCAATGTTTATTGAACAACGAATACAGAAAAGAGAGTCCCTGGAGCTCTATGTGTGGAAAGTAGCCCTTCTGGACAGAAAGAATGTTCGTGGTCCACGTGGTTTGAGTCTGTTAAGAAGGACACTAAGGCACATGGCTGGTGATCTTTGCGTCACAGACGTAGGTGAGCTCGTGGTGGAACTCCTCCTTCTCTGTAGGTtcctaggctgggcacagaggtgAGGGCAGAACGCTGGGGGTCCCAGTGGATCTCCCCACAACTTCCTCCAGGGCAGGATTTCCACCCAGGCCCAGGCTGCTCGTTTCTCTCCTTCTCCGCCAGTCTGCACTGCGGCAGCCATGGCTCACACCAGAGGGATGGGGTAGGAGGCGCAGGCAGCCAGGCCACACATGTTCTTTCCGCGCTCGATGAGGAAGTACCTGGGCAAAGAGAGGAGCTGAGGCCCAGCCGGCGGTCTCCTGACCGCAGGCCTTTCTAGAATGTTTTGCTGCTCACCAAGAGCTGACTTTAGGGATGAGACCCTCTGAATTTATTCATAAAACAGTAGCATTCAGCTTATTTGATCACCAGCAAATCACTGACCTGACTTTATAAAGAattcattcttccttctccttgacTGCCAAATGAACATTCCATATCCCACTTCTCCCGAAAATTTACCGAGGGCCCCCTCGTAGCCCTGGCCAGGCCCTCACACAGCTATTTAATCAACAGGGCCCTGAGGGAACAAACACGAAAGCTCTCCTTTTCAGACGAAGACATAGAGTCTGGGAGGAGGACAGAACAAAGGCATAGCAGCATGTACACCCAGGCTGCCCCATGCCAGCCTTTTCTCGCCAAAGGAGGGGCTGTCAGTGATCAGGGGTACATTTGTTGCCTTGATTTCTCAGAGACGGACCCTCCCAGACACTGATTTCGTGCCAGCAGAGTTCCGAGTTCTGAGCTGTTTTCCTAGCAGTCCTTCTGAGCCAGCTGGCCTCCTGCTCTCCCTGCAGCATCCTGAAGACCTGGGGCCCTGTGAGGGCTGCAAATGGGGGCTTGGAGATGTGGAGGCTACGTTCTCATGCTCCCTTTCCCCCGGCCTGGGCTAGGGCTTGGCTGCCCAGCTCATTTGCGGAAGCCGTAACTCTGAGGTGGAAGCGATGTCCCCAGGGCCTCCAGGCCTGAGCAACAGCCCCCTCCCAGCAGTGGGACCTGGGAGCTGCTTACCCGTTCATTCCCCACTGGGGACCCCAAGAGTTTTTCACGATCCAATAAGGGATCCCATTTTCTTCTCCATACCCAACAGCCAGTACTGCATGGTTTACTTTATCTGGAGTTTTATGGCAGGAAGtactggaaaacaaaatttaaaaagaggtgaTCATATGGGAAGGATAAAAGCAATGACAGTCCCATCTAACAATGCCTCTTTGAGTGCTTTAGACCAATGTTCCCCACAGGGGACCAGGGAGGCATGTAAGGTGGTGATTTAATCACATTCAGTCACCGCGAGAGAACTCCtttcagttctttttatttttgagctggagtctcactctgttgcccaggctggagtgccatggtgctatctctgctcactgcaacctctacctccagggttcaaacaattctcctgcctcagactcctgagtagctgggattacaggtgtgcgccaccacacctggctaatttttgtattttgggtagagacggggtttcatcatgttgactaggttggtctcgagctcctgaccttgggtgatccacccaccaaggcctcccaaagtgctgggattacaggtgtgagccaccacacccggccctttcagttcttttggttCTTCTGCTCCTGTTGGGAGACTCACCATATGGTGCTGGCCCATGTCTCACCCCTGACACTTTCTACTCCCTCTTTCCTAGCAAGGAGAGAGCCGCCTTCCCACTGCACCTTCTCCAGGCAACAGCGTCTGGCAGAATTTAACACGGCTTTGCCTCGTTGCCActgcatttattaaatattactttACACCTATGGCAAAAATACAACTTCTTCTGTTTACAAAAGTGAACTAGCTTCCATAAGGAAATTCCAAGAAATTCAAGAGAACAAACTGCAGTGGTCAGGTGTGAATTCAGCTGATGTGCAAGTGGGCCATGGGCTCGCGCCAGGCCCGGGGCCAGGTGCGGGGATCCAGGCAGCATGCATAACTGTCCCTTGGAAGCCCTGTTTGGCAGGGAGCAGGTTGGCAAAGAAGCTGCTTCTCTACAGAGGCCTGAGGGCTGTGACAGTGGGAGGGTGACAGAGCCCGCAGGAGGGGGATCCAACCCACCGGGGCGGGGGTGGGCAGGGTGGGTCAGGGAAGGCTCCCTGAGGAGGCAGGGAATGCCCATGGAACTATGAACCCTTCtgtgtggctggggtgggggctgcagggtGGAACAGAGGAGACAGGGGTTTGATGGCAGATGAgtgtagaaaaagagggaggacCAGATCATGAGGGTCCCCCCGAGGGTAGGACCCTGGGAAAGCAGGGACACTGGTGTATTCACAGGTTGGTGTGTCAAGAGGAGTGTTTCAGAAGGCAGAGAGCTCCCAGTGGAGGCTGGAACAGTGTGTGGGGGGTTAGGGGGTCCAAGGACAATGAGGGCCGGGGCAGAGCCTCAGGGAGAGACAGGAGAGCACAGACGTGAGTGACGTTAAAGGGCAGCAGCTGATGAAGGGAGGGAAATGAGGCTGCAAACCAGGTAGGCGAAGAGGTGCTGGTGAGAGAAACCCCGTAGTAAAGAGGCTAAAGCTTGGTTTTTCTGAAGAAACCTGGGTGACTCCTCCAGTGCAGGATCCTGGTGTGTGAGGGCAGCTACTCTCTCCTCCCTATTTTatgtctttgaatttttaaacatgGGTTTTCTTTATCTGAGACAGAacttcgctctgtcaccaaggttggagtgcagtggcacaatcttggctcagtgctaCCTctacctgccgggttcaagcaattcttgtgtttcagcctcccgagtagctgggattacaggtgtgcaccaccatgcctggctcttttttcattttcgtatttgtagtagagacggggtttcgccatgttggctaggctggtctctaactcctggcctcaagtgatccgcccaccttggcctcccaaagtgctgggagtacaggcgtgagccaccacgcctggcctgaacaTGGGTTTTTCAAACTGGAGGCAGCTCTTCTGTTAAGGAACACAGAGCTCTCACATTTTGGCCCTAGCTCTCACTAGCCAGGTGGCCTGTGTCTGCTGTATCCTTTCTGACCTTGTCTCCTTTGCTGTGAGAAGAGGCCATGGCTCCTAGCCCTTGGGGCTGTGTGAGGATTACCTGAGGGATGTGTAAAACGCCCAGCACCTGGCAGGTGTCATGAAGGGTCTGACACAGAGGAAGGAGTCTGGGCTGTGAGCCCAAGTCCCATGAGTGGGGTGTGAGGAGGCCCACCAAGGCCCTCCCCACTGTCCCTCCTGGTTCCTGGGACCCCGACTCACCTGGAGTAGATGCCCGTTTTATACATCATGAAGTCCTGAGTCACCTCGAAGGCAAAGCTCACAGGGTTGTAGAGGGCCACAGCCTCTACCATCGCTTCCTCATCATACTGTAGAAACAGGACCGAGACAGACACACACGGCCTGTCACCTCCCCACTCCTTTCACAGTACAGCCTTTTGCCTCAAGCTAGGGGCTAGAGGCCCAGAGCAGCATCATGGCCAGAACTAGCTCCCCTGTGGCCTCTCTCCCTTCCCATCTCTGGCTGAGTCTGTCTGGCCATCTCTCATTCCTCTCCCCAACTCTGCTCCTAGGAAACCCTGCACCCTCTGGGATAGGGACCTCGGGGGACAGCGTGGACCCACTCATTCAGTCATTCACACCCATTCCCTGAGGTCCTCTCCTGGGCCAGCAGCTCTCAGGGCTGCAGAGATGGGTATGATGTCCCACTACCCCAGGACGCCCTATACCCATAAACCCAGTCCACAAAGATTTGCTGCTAGAACACAGGGATTATACACCATGGACGGGTAGGTCCCAGATGGCGGTGGAAACAAGAGATGACCCAGCTGAGGGCTGTGTGCCTTCTGAGTAGAATCTGTCCCCTCCAAGGTGGAAGGCAGGTGGGGGAAGTCAGGGTGGCTTCCTGGAGGCTGCAGCTTTGGAACAGAGCTGCAGAGACCAGGTGACAGCAGCAGGTAGAACCTCATGTGGAACTTTAAAAACACCCCAAGTCCAGGCTGTGCCCCAGACCAACTACAGCAGTATCTGcagggtggggcccaggcatcAGCACTTTTTGGAGCTTCTGGGTTGGGGGTGGCTGGGTTCAAGTGCGCTAACGAAGAGACCTCTGGGAGTTGAAATGGGGGTGAAAGTTACCTGCGCTGACGCCAGGGCCCTGCTGAAGGGAAGCAAGTGCAGGAGGGACGGGGCGCCCAGCCTCCCTCCGTCCTGCCTCCCTGGAGGGGTGGACAGAGACCCAGCGGTGAAAAGCAAACAGCTGCCTGGCGAGGGAGTGCCTTCCTTCCTGGTATGTGGACGAGGCCCTGTGAGCTCGACAAGTCGGGGCATATCTGAGACATGGAGGGCACAGAGGCCGGCCCAGCACAGGGGTGATGACTTCTGTGGGTGGCACCATTTCCACCCCATGGGCCTGCCCAAGAGGGCTGAATGCCAGTTCTGGCCTGGTCGTCAGGGCCCTGCAGGTGTCACCAATGAGGCTCTTCTGGGGACCACGCACAGGATACCTTTGAGGCCCCAATTCACCTGTCTGTGGGATATCACGGCCCAGAGCAGCCAGCTTGAGTGACAGCAGCAACATTCTGAAGAGGGTGATATCCTGAGTACAGGGTGTGGACTGTACGCTGTCAAGGCAATGAGCCCTGGTTCTGGAATGACATACTCTTAGTTCAAATCCAGCATCCATTTCctagctctgtggccttgggcatgtTACTTAACCACTTGGagctcatttcctcatctgtcacaTGAGGTAATAAGGATACTCATCTCCTAGGGCCAGTTCGGGTCTAGAGGGGATAGTGTGTGTGGAGGGTTGGTACATCGCCTAGAAGTACTCCATCAAGTTAAGGATGTTACTGCTGAGAGCTTGGCATATGCTTCAACTAAATGGCAGCTGCTGTCATTGCACAGACATCACGTTTGTGAACTGTACATATATTGGTGGGCACACACACAACCTGAGGGATATTCCTCCACTCCTCACACATACCCTCCCACACTTGTACGCATGCACACTGGAGTCATGAGGGCATTCACTCACGTTCCAGTTCTCTCTGGGAGAAGCAGGGTAAGACCACACTTCCCTATTCACTTGAGGTCAACTGTGACTGGGCGACTTGCTTTGGCTTTAGAGCTAGGGCATCATTTACCACCCTCTTTCCCTCTAGTCCTGGCATGAGGCCAATGACACCGAGCACACACCACCCTCCCTAAGCTGTGCATGGGCGCAGGGGTGCCGCACACCCTTTGACTGTTGTCAGCCATGCAGATTGGGCACAGTTGTTATTACAACAGAACCTGGCTCATCCTGAGTGACACACAGTCACCCTCCTCAGTCTCACACACGCTGTGTCAAGCACATGCCCATACCCGCTTCTGTGGGATGTGGACAATTGCTTGCATTTTACAGGCAAGAAAAGAGAACCATAAGAATGAAGGCATGGGTGGATCTGGAGTTCAGAACCAAAGAGCCTGCCTGCCAGTTCGCACTTTCCCTCCCATCTCCCACCTCGCCACTGTCACAGCAACTGAGACCCAATGATAATCTGAACTCATCAAAGGGATGTGCTGCCAGAAAGGCTGCCCTGCTGGGCCCATTGGCTATCGGACAGCGTGAGAAAGGTCTCCTCATCAGGACACATTCCCCATCCCAGGGGGGATCGGCACTCACGATTGTGATGTTGGCTACATCCTTGACAAAGCCGATGGCCTTTCCAGGCTGGAACTTGCAATCACCATCCTGTTGAGGATGCAAAGGGCATGAAATACAGGTTAGGGACCTGAAGTCTCAGCCTCCCCATGCAGTTCAATAACATTTACTAAACAAAACAAGATGTGCCAGGGCCTGGCATCCTTGTCTTCAAGGAGCTTAGGGTCTGGTAGCAGATGGTCCCGTCCTGGCTTTGGCAGAGGTGGGCACACATGGTGTGTGGTGGGAGCCTGGGGAGGGGCCTGACCCGGCCTGAGGAAACTCGCTGAGAAGTGGAGGCCGAGTCAGAGCCTATGTGGCAGGGGAGTGGGGACAGTCTCAGCCCCAAGAGGCAGGTGCAGAGGTAAAGTCACAAGGAGGGAAGCACAGCCCTTTCAAGGCAGGAGAAGGCAGCAGGACAACCGACAGGACTGGAGGGAGGGCAGGACCTGGCATTTAGGAACCAGCATGGGGCTGGGCGTGGGCGTGAGGTTAAGAAGGGAGAGtcggccagttgcagtggctcacgcctgtaatcgcagcactttgggaggccgaggcgggtagatcatga
Coding sequences within:
- the CTSH gene encoding pro-cathepsin H isoform X2, giving the protein MGPQMWLSQGGSAPRAKPLMASQLAAYWVVSFFQAEQQLVDCAQDFNNHGCQGGLPSQAFEYILYNKGIMGEDTYPYQGKDGDCKFQPGKAIGFVKDVANITIYDEEAMVEAVALYNPVSFAFEVTQDFMMYKTGIYSSTSCHKTPDKVNHAVLAVGYGEENGIPYWIVKNSWGPQWGMNGYFLIERGKNMCGLAACASYPIPLV